One Dromiciops gliroides isolate mDroGli1 chromosome 3, mDroGli1.pri, whole genome shotgun sequence DNA segment encodes these proteins:
- the NCBP3 gene encoding nuclear cap-binding protein subunit 3 isoform X2: protein MAAVRGLRVSVKAEAAAATAGPPLGLLGPGPERGEPEPMEVEEGELEAVPVRRSLLPDTSRRYENKAGSFITGIDVTSKEAIQKKEQRAKRFHFRAEVNLAQRNVALDRDMMKKGLGQRAAHSVTCFLKSVGPTTAIPKVRLETLYVCGVDEMSTQDIFAYFKEYPPAHIEWLDDTSCNVVWLDEVTATRALINMSSLPSTEKAKAREASEEKAPEKMRKDKQDSSDDETEEGEVEDDTTSDLELDALSQVEEDSLLRNDLRPANKLAKGNKLFMRFATKDDKKELGAARRSQYYMKYGNPNYGGMKGILSNSWKRRYHSRRIQRDVIRKRTLIGDDVGLTLTPPYKHRHAGLVNVPEEPIEEEEEEEEEEEEDQDMDEDDRIVVEYRDELQAFKQARERSTSRRTSASGSGSDSDEMDYDLELKMISTPSPKKSLKMTMYADEVESQLRSIRNSMRADSVATSNVKNRIGNKGSSDKVADVRLLLEEKRQNTAQRPPASSIKSDVRQRLGKRPHSPEVKIPSGTFAPRREPMSDVHSRLGIPRQDVKGLYSDTREKKSGSLWTRLGSAAKAKEKGAEKVDPTVVAAPEEEDSELQRAWGALIKEKEQSHQKKSRLERLPSLQIEISRQSSSDSDTES, encoded by the exons aTGGCGGCCGTGCGCGGCCTGCGGGTGTCGGTGAAGGCCGAAGCGGCGGCGGCGACGGCGGGGCCGCCCCTGGGGCTGCTGGGGCCAGGCCCCGAGCGGGGCGAGCCCGAGCCCATGGAGGTGGAGGAGGGCGAGCTTGAGGCCGTGCCGGTGCGGCGCTCGCTGCTGCCG GACACGAGCCGCCGGTACGAGAACAAGGCGGGGAGCTTCATTACGGGCATCGACGTCACCTCGAAG GAAGCCATCCAGAAGAAAGAGCAGCGAGCCAAGCGCTTCCACTTCCGAGCTGAAGTCAACCTTGCCCAAAGGAATGTGGCCTTGGACCGAGACATGATGAAGAAAG GACTAGGTCAAAGGGCAGCACATTCAGTGACctgttttctgaaatctgtggGACCAACCAcag CAATCCCCAAGGTGAGACTGGAGACCCTGTACGTCTGTGGGGTTGATGAGATGAGCACCCAGGACATCTTCGCCTATTTCAAGGAGTACCCCCCTGCTCACATTGAGTGGCTGGATGATACCTCCT GTAATGTAGTCTGGCTGGATGAGGTGACTGCAACACGGGCCCTGATCAACATGAGCTCTCTGCCCAGCACAGAGAAAGCCAAGGCTCGAGAAGCCAGTGAGGAGAAAGCCCCAGAGAAGATGAGAAAAg ACAAACAGGACAGCTCTGACGATGAGACTGAGGAAGGAGAGGTCGAAGATGACACCACAAGTGACCTGGAg TTGGATGCGCTGTCCCAGGTGGAAGAAGATTCCCTCTTGCGGAATGACCTTCGTCCAGCCAACAAACTGGCCAAAGGGAATAAGCTGTTCATGAGGTTTGCCACAAAAG ATGACAAAAAAGAGCTGGGCGCAGCCCGGAGGAGCCAATACTACATGAAATATGGGAACCCCAACTATGGAGGCATGAAGGGCATCCTCAGCAACTCCTG GAAAAGAAGATACCATTCCCGCCGCATCCAGAGGGATGTGATCAGGAAGCGGACGCTGATTGGGGATGACGTGGGCCTGACCTTGACCCCCCCTTACAAACACCGGCACGCAG GTCTGGTGAATGTTCCAGAGGAGCctattgaggaggaagaggaggaggaggaagaggaagaagaagaccaGGACATGGATGAAGATGACAGGATTGTGGTGGAATACCGGGATGAACTGCAGGCCTTCAAGCAGGCGCGTGAGCGAAGCACCTCCCGTCGGACCAGCGCCAGTGGCTCGGGATCGGATTCGGATGAGATGGACTACGACCTGGAACTGAAGATGATTTCCACACCCTCGCCAAAGAAGAGCTTGAAGATGACCATGTACGCCGATGAGGTGGAGTCGCAGTTGAGAAGCATCCG GAACTCCATGAGGGCCGACAGCGTGGCCACCAGCAATGTCAAAAACCGCATTGGGAACAAAGGGTCATCCGACAAGGTCGCCGATGTGCGGCTCCTGCTCGAGGAGAAGCGGCAAAACACAGCGCAGAGGCCGCCGGCGAGCAGCATCAAGTCTG ATGTCCGCCAGAGATTAGGAAAGAGACCACATTCTCCAGAAGTCAAGATCCCGAGCGGCACCTTCGCCCCCCGGAGAGAGCCGATGTCCGACGTACACAGTCGGCTGGGCATCCCCAGGCAAGATGTCAAGGGCCTCTATTCTGACACCCGGGAGAAGAAATCAG gCAGCTTATGGACTCGCTTGGGATCTGCGGCAAAGGCCAAAGAGAAGGGGGCTGAGAAGGTGGACCCCACAGTGGTGGCAGCCCCTGAGGAGGAGGACTCGGAGCTCCAGCGGGCGTGGGGTGCTCTGATCAAGGAGAAAGAGCAGTCGCACCAGAAGAAGAGCCGGTTAGAGCGTCTACCGTCGCTACAGATTGAAATCAGTCGGCAAAGCAGCTCTGACTCGGACACGGAGTCCTGA
- the NCBP3 gene encoding nuclear cap-binding protein subunit 3 isoform X1 — protein sequence MAAVRGLRVSVKAEAAAATAGPPLGLLGPGPERGEPEPMEVEEGELEAVPVRRSLLPVGRRGSGHRDTSRRYENKAGSFITGIDVTSKEAIQKKEQRAKRFHFRAEVNLAQRNVALDRDMMKKGLGQRAAHSVTCFLKSVGPTTAIPKVRLETLYVCGVDEMSTQDIFAYFKEYPPAHIEWLDDTSCNVVWLDEVTATRALINMSSLPSTEKAKAREASEEKAPEKMRKDKQDSSDDETEEGEVEDDTTSDLELDALSQVEEDSLLRNDLRPANKLAKGNKLFMRFATKDDKKELGAARRSQYYMKYGNPNYGGMKGILSNSWKRRYHSRRIQRDVIRKRTLIGDDVGLTLTPPYKHRHAGLVNVPEEPIEEEEEEEEEEEEDQDMDEDDRIVVEYRDELQAFKQARERSTSRRTSASGSGSDSDEMDYDLELKMISTPSPKKSLKMTMYADEVESQLRSIRNSMRADSVATSNVKNRIGNKGSSDKVADVRLLLEEKRQNTAQRPPASSIKSDVRQRLGKRPHSPEVKIPSGTFAPRREPMSDVHSRLGIPRQDVKGLYSDTREKKSGSLWTRLGSAAKAKEKGAEKVDPTVVAAPEEEDSELQRAWGALIKEKEQSHQKKSRLERLPSLQIEISRQSSSDSDTES from the exons aTGGCGGCCGTGCGCGGCCTGCGGGTGTCGGTGAAGGCCGAAGCGGCGGCGGCGACGGCGGGGCCGCCCCTGGGGCTGCTGGGGCCAGGCCCCGAGCGGGGCGAGCCCGAGCCCATGGAGGTGGAGGAGGGCGAGCTTGAGGCCGTGCCGGTGCGGCGCTCGCTGCTGCCGGTAGGACGCCGGGGGTCCGGCCACCGG GACACGAGCCGCCGGTACGAGAACAAGGCGGGGAGCTTCATTACGGGCATCGACGTCACCTCGAAG GAAGCCATCCAGAAGAAAGAGCAGCGAGCCAAGCGCTTCCACTTCCGAGCTGAAGTCAACCTTGCCCAAAGGAATGTGGCCTTGGACCGAGACATGATGAAGAAAG GACTAGGTCAAAGGGCAGCACATTCAGTGACctgttttctgaaatctgtggGACCAACCAcag CAATCCCCAAGGTGAGACTGGAGACCCTGTACGTCTGTGGGGTTGATGAGATGAGCACCCAGGACATCTTCGCCTATTTCAAGGAGTACCCCCCTGCTCACATTGAGTGGCTGGATGATACCTCCT GTAATGTAGTCTGGCTGGATGAGGTGACTGCAACACGGGCCCTGATCAACATGAGCTCTCTGCCCAGCACAGAGAAAGCCAAGGCTCGAGAAGCCAGTGAGGAGAAAGCCCCAGAGAAGATGAGAAAAg ACAAACAGGACAGCTCTGACGATGAGACTGAGGAAGGAGAGGTCGAAGATGACACCACAAGTGACCTGGAg TTGGATGCGCTGTCCCAGGTGGAAGAAGATTCCCTCTTGCGGAATGACCTTCGTCCAGCCAACAAACTGGCCAAAGGGAATAAGCTGTTCATGAGGTTTGCCACAAAAG ATGACAAAAAAGAGCTGGGCGCAGCCCGGAGGAGCCAATACTACATGAAATATGGGAACCCCAACTATGGAGGCATGAAGGGCATCCTCAGCAACTCCTG GAAAAGAAGATACCATTCCCGCCGCATCCAGAGGGATGTGATCAGGAAGCGGACGCTGATTGGGGATGACGTGGGCCTGACCTTGACCCCCCCTTACAAACACCGGCACGCAG GTCTGGTGAATGTTCCAGAGGAGCctattgaggaggaagaggaggaggaggaagaggaagaagaagaccaGGACATGGATGAAGATGACAGGATTGTGGTGGAATACCGGGATGAACTGCAGGCCTTCAAGCAGGCGCGTGAGCGAAGCACCTCCCGTCGGACCAGCGCCAGTGGCTCGGGATCGGATTCGGATGAGATGGACTACGACCTGGAACTGAAGATGATTTCCACACCCTCGCCAAAGAAGAGCTTGAAGATGACCATGTACGCCGATGAGGTGGAGTCGCAGTTGAGAAGCATCCG GAACTCCATGAGGGCCGACAGCGTGGCCACCAGCAATGTCAAAAACCGCATTGGGAACAAAGGGTCATCCGACAAGGTCGCCGATGTGCGGCTCCTGCTCGAGGAGAAGCGGCAAAACACAGCGCAGAGGCCGCCGGCGAGCAGCATCAAGTCTG ATGTCCGCCAGAGATTAGGAAAGAGACCACATTCTCCAGAAGTCAAGATCCCGAGCGGCACCTTCGCCCCCCGGAGAGAGCCGATGTCCGACGTACACAGTCGGCTGGGCATCCCCAGGCAAGATGTCAAGGGCCTCTATTCTGACACCCGGGAGAAGAAATCAG gCAGCTTATGGACTCGCTTGGGATCTGCGGCAAAGGCCAAAGAGAAGGGGGCTGAGAAGGTGGACCCCACAGTGGTGGCAGCCCCTGAGGAGGAGGACTCGGAGCTCCAGCGGGCGTGGGGTGCTCTGATCAAGGAGAAAGAGCAGTCGCACCAGAAGAAGAGCCGGTTAGAGCGTCTACCGTCGCTACAGATTGAAATCAGTCGGCAAAGCAGCTCTGACTCGGACACGGAGTCCTGA
- the NCBP3 gene encoding nuclear cap-binding protein subunit 3 isoform X4 has product MAAVRGLRVSVKAEAAAATAGPPLGLLGPGPERGEPEPMEVEEGELEAVPVRRSLLPDTSRRYENKAGSFITGIDVTSKEAIQKKEQRAKRFHFRAEVNLAQRNVALDRDMMKKAIPKVRLETLYVCGVDEMSTQDIFAYFKEYPPAHIEWLDDTSCNVVWLDEVTATRALINMSSLPSTEKAKAREASEEKAPEKMRKDKQDSSDDETEEGEVEDDTTSDLELDALSQVEEDSLLRNDLRPANKLAKGNKLFMRFATKDDKKELGAARRSQYYMKYGNPNYGGMKGILSNSWKRRYHSRRIQRDVIRKRTLIGDDVGLTLTPPYKHRHAGLVNVPEEPIEEEEEEEEEEEEDQDMDEDDRIVVEYRDELQAFKQARERSTSRRTSASGSGSDSDEMDYDLELKMISTPSPKKSLKMTMYADEVESQLRSIRNSMRADSVATSNVKNRIGNKGSSDKVADVRLLLEEKRQNTAQRPPASSIKSDVRQRLGKRPHSPEVKIPSGTFAPRREPMSDVHSRLGIPRQDVKGLYSDTREKKSGSLWTRLGSAAKAKEKGAEKVDPTVVAAPEEEDSELQRAWGALIKEKEQSHQKKSRLERLPSLQIEISRQSSSDSDTES; this is encoded by the exons aTGGCGGCCGTGCGCGGCCTGCGGGTGTCGGTGAAGGCCGAAGCGGCGGCGGCGACGGCGGGGCCGCCCCTGGGGCTGCTGGGGCCAGGCCCCGAGCGGGGCGAGCCCGAGCCCATGGAGGTGGAGGAGGGCGAGCTTGAGGCCGTGCCGGTGCGGCGCTCGCTGCTGCCG GACACGAGCCGCCGGTACGAGAACAAGGCGGGGAGCTTCATTACGGGCATCGACGTCACCTCGAAG GAAGCCATCCAGAAGAAAGAGCAGCGAGCCAAGCGCTTCCACTTCCGAGCTGAAGTCAACCTTGCCCAAAGGAATGTGGCCTTGGACCGAGACATGATGAAGAAAG CAATCCCCAAGGTGAGACTGGAGACCCTGTACGTCTGTGGGGTTGATGAGATGAGCACCCAGGACATCTTCGCCTATTTCAAGGAGTACCCCCCTGCTCACATTGAGTGGCTGGATGATACCTCCT GTAATGTAGTCTGGCTGGATGAGGTGACTGCAACACGGGCCCTGATCAACATGAGCTCTCTGCCCAGCACAGAGAAAGCCAAGGCTCGAGAAGCCAGTGAGGAGAAAGCCCCAGAGAAGATGAGAAAAg ACAAACAGGACAGCTCTGACGATGAGACTGAGGAAGGAGAGGTCGAAGATGACACCACAAGTGACCTGGAg TTGGATGCGCTGTCCCAGGTGGAAGAAGATTCCCTCTTGCGGAATGACCTTCGTCCAGCCAACAAACTGGCCAAAGGGAATAAGCTGTTCATGAGGTTTGCCACAAAAG ATGACAAAAAAGAGCTGGGCGCAGCCCGGAGGAGCCAATACTACATGAAATATGGGAACCCCAACTATGGAGGCATGAAGGGCATCCTCAGCAACTCCTG GAAAAGAAGATACCATTCCCGCCGCATCCAGAGGGATGTGATCAGGAAGCGGACGCTGATTGGGGATGACGTGGGCCTGACCTTGACCCCCCCTTACAAACACCGGCACGCAG GTCTGGTGAATGTTCCAGAGGAGCctattgaggaggaagaggaggaggaggaagaggaagaagaagaccaGGACATGGATGAAGATGACAGGATTGTGGTGGAATACCGGGATGAACTGCAGGCCTTCAAGCAGGCGCGTGAGCGAAGCACCTCCCGTCGGACCAGCGCCAGTGGCTCGGGATCGGATTCGGATGAGATGGACTACGACCTGGAACTGAAGATGATTTCCACACCCTCGCCAAAGAAGAGCTTGAAGATGACCATGTACGCCGATGAGGTGGAGTCGCAGTTGAGAAGCATCCG GAACTCCATGAGGGCCGACAGCGTGGCCACCAGCAATGTCAAAAACCGCATTGGGAACAAAGGGTCATCCGACAAGGTCGCCGATGTGCGGCTCCTGCTCGAGGAGAAGCGGCAAAACACAGCGCAGAGGCCGCCGGCGAGCAGCATCAAGTCTG ATGTCCGCCAGAGATTAGGAAAGAGACCACATTCTCCAGAAGTCAAGATCCCGAGCGGCACCTTCGCCCCCCGGAGAGAGCCGATGTCCGACGTACACAGTCGGCTGGGCATCCCCAGGCAAGATGTCAAGGGCCTCTATTCTGACACCCGGGAGAAGAAATCAG gCAGCTTATGGACTCGCTTGGGATCTGCGGCAAAGGCCAAAGAGAAGGGGGCTGAGAAGGTGGACCCCACAGTGGTGGCAGCCCCTGAGGAGGAGGACTCGGAGCTCCAGCGGGCGTGGGGTGCTCTGATCAAGGAGAAAGAGCAGTCGCACCAGAAGAAGAGCCGGTTAGAGCGTCTACCGTCGCTACAGATTGAAATCAGTCGGCAAAGCAGCTCTGACTCGGACACGGAGTCCTGA
- the NCBP3 gene encoding nuclear cap-binding protein subunit 3 isoform X3, with protein MAAVRGLRVSVKAEAAAATAGPPLGLLGPGPERGEPEPMEVEEGELEAVPVRRSLLPVGRRGSGHRDTSRRYENKAGSFITGIDVTSKEAIQKKEQRAKRFHFRAEVNLAQRNVALDRDMMKKAIPKVRLETLYVCGVDEMSTQDIFAYFKEYPPAHIEWLDDTSCNVVWLDEVTATRALINMSSLPSTEKAKAREASEEKAPEKMRKDKQDSSDDETEEGEVEDDTTSDLELDALSQVEEDSLLRNDLRPANKLAKGNKLFMRFATKDDKKELGAARRSQYYMKYGNPNYGGMKGILSNSWKRRYHSRRIQRDVIRKRTLIGDDVGLTLTPPYKHRHAGLVNVPEEPIEEEEEEEEEEEEDQDMDEDDRIVVEYRDELQAFKQARERSTSRRTSASGSGSDSDEMDYDLELKMISTPSPKKSLKMTMYADEVESQLRSIRNSMRADSVATSNVKNRIGNKGSSDKVADVRLLLEEKRQNTAQRPPASSIKSDVRQRLGKRPHSPEVKIPSGTFAPRREPMSDVHSRLGIPRQDVKGLYSDTREKKSGSLWTRLGSAAKAKEKGAEKVDPTVVAAPEEEDSELQRAWGALIKEKEQSHQKKSRLERLPSLQIEISRQSSSDSDTES; from the exons aTGGCGGCCGTGCGCGGCCTGCGGGTGTCGGTGAAGGCCGAAGCGGCGGCGGCGACGGCGGGGCCGCCCCTGGGGCTGCTGGGGCCAGGCCCCGAGCGGGGCGAGCCCGAGCCCATGGAGGTGGAGGAGGGCGAGCTTGAGGCCGTGCCGGTGCGGCGCTCGCTGCTGCCGGTAGGACGCCGGGGGTCCGGCCACCGG GACACGAGCCGCCGGTACGAGAACAAGGCGGGGAGCTTCATTACGGGCATCGACGTCACCTCGAAG GAAGCCATCCAGAAGAAAGAGCAGCGAGCCAAGCGCTTCCACTTCCGAGCTGAAGTCAACCTTGCCCAAAGGAATGTGGCCTTGGACCGAGACATGATGAAGAAAG CAATCCCCAAGGTGAGACTGGAGACCCTGTACGTCTGTGGGGTTGATGAGATGAGCACCCAGGACATCTTCGCCTATTTCAAGGAGTACCCCCCTGCTCACATTGAGTGGCTGGATGATACCTCCT GTAATGTAGTCTGGCTGGATGAGGTGACTGCAACACGGGCCCTGATCAACATGAGCTCTCTGCCCAGCACAGAGAAAGCCAAGGCTCGAGAAGCCAGTGAGGAGAAAGCCCCAGAGAAGATGAGAAAAg ACAAACAGGACAGCTCTGACGATGAGACTGAGGAAGGAGAGGTCGAAGATGACACCACAAGTGACCTGGAg TTGGATGCGCTGTCCCAGGTGGAAGAAGATTCCCTCTTGCGGAATGACCTTCGTCCAGCCAACAAACTGGCCAAAGGGAATAAGCTGTTCATGAGGTTTGCCACAAAAG ATGACAAAAAAGAGCTGGGCGCAGCCCGGAGGAGCCAATACTACATGAAATATGGGAACCCCAACTATGGAGGCATGAAGGGCATCCTCAGCAACTCCTG GAAAAGAAGATACCATTCCCGCCGCATCCAGAGGGATGTGATCAGGAAGCGGACGCTGATTGGGGATGACGTGGGCCTGACCTTGACCCCCCCTTACAAACACCGGCACGCAG GTCTGGTGAATGTTCCAGAGGAGCctattgaggaggaagaggaggaggaggaagaggaagaagaagaccaGGACATGGATGAAGATGACAGGATTGTGGTGGAATACCGGGATGAACTGCAGGCCTTCAAGCAGGCGCGTGAGCGAAGCACCTCCCGTCGGACCAGCGCCAGTGGCTCGGGATCGGATTCGGATGAGATGGACTACGACCTGGAACTGAAGATGATTTCCACACCCTCGCCAAAGAAGAGCTTGAAGATGACCATGTACGCCGATGAGGTGGAGTCGCAGTTGAGAAGCATCCG GAACTCCATGAGGGCCGACAGCGTGGCCACCAGCAATGTCAAAAACCGCATTGGGAACAAAGGGTCATCCGACAAGGTCGCCGATGTGCGGCTCCTGCTCGAGGAGAAGCGGCAAAACACAGCGCAGAGGCCGCCGGCGAGCAGCATCAAGTCTG ATGTCCGCCAGAGATTAGGAAAGAGACCACATTCTCCAGAAGTCAAGATCCCGAGCGGCACCTTCGCCCCCCGGAGAGAGCCGATGTCCGACGTACACAGTCGGCTGGGCATCCCCAGGCAAGATGTCAAGGGCCTCTATTCTGACACCCGGGAGAAGAAATCAG gCAGCTTATGGACTCGCTTGGGATCTGCGGCAAAGGCCAAAGAGAAGGGGGCTGAGAAGGTGGACCCCACAGTGGTGGCAGCCCCTGAGGAGGAGGACTCGGAGCTCCAGCGGGCGTGGGGTGCTCTGATCAAGGAGAAAGAGCAGTCGCACCAGAAGAAGAGCCGGTTAGAGCGTCTACCGTCGCTACAGATTGAAATCAGTCGGCAAAGCAGCTCTGACTCGGACACGGAGTCCTGA